The following proteins come from a genomic window of Ilumatobacter coccineus YM16-304:
- the glgB gene encoding 1,4-alpha-glucan branching protein GlgB, with protein MPDPSTSIGELDLHLLAEGTHRRLWEVLGPQHVDDGVQFAVWAPNAASVAVVGDWNGWRADPMRKLDQGPGIWTVTAAASSGDCYKFEIVTSEGRTIRKADPMARQTELPPSDASVVPPPSTHEWSDDDWMADRADVLAGAAPMRIYEVHLGSWRRGVDDWDALAEQVGEHVARLGFTHVELLPIAEHPFGGSWGYQVSGYYAPTARFGDPDGCRRFVDAMHRRGIGVIVDWVPAHFPKDDWSLGRFDGTALYEHPDPKRGEHPDWGTYVFAFGRNEVRNFLVANALYWLDEFHVDGLRVDAVASMLYLDYSRGPGEWSANEFGGREHLEAIRMLQETNTVVGEEFPDVLMIAEESTAWPGVTQPVSDGGLGFSHKWNLGWMHDTLGYLEHDPVHRRHHHNEMTFAQLYAYNERFVLPLSHDEVVHGKGSLVNKIGGDDWQRFAGLRALFAWQWSMPGAPLLFMGSELAPWQEWNDASELPWHLIEHAPHRGVHDLLAEMNRVTDEFPALWRRDREPAGFQWLDADDALHSMYSFLRWDDHGAAAVACIANFTPVARPGYRVGLPWVGEWEPILDTDAAAWWGSGHRGANQILATDDEVWQGQPASALLDIGPMSMVWLAARRGE; from the coding sequence ATGCCGGATCCGTCGACCTCCATCGGTGAACTCGATCTTCACCTGCTCGCTGAAGGCACACATCGTCGACTGTGGGAAGTGCTCGGCCCGCAGCACGTCGACGATGGCGTGCAATTCGCCGTGTGGGCGCCCAACGCTGCCTCGGTCGCCGTCGTCGGCGACTGGAACGGCTGGCGAGCCGACCCCATGCGCAAGCTCGACCAGGGACCGGGCATCTGGACCGTCACCGCAGCGGCGAGCAGCGGCGACTGCTACAAGTTCGAGATCGTCACGAGCGAGGGTCGCACCATTCGCAAGGCCGATCCGATGGCTCGCCAGACCGAACTGCCGCCGAGCGACGCGAGCGTCGTGCCACCCCCCAGTACGCACGAGTGGAGCGACGACGACTGGATGGCGGATCGGGCCGACGTGCTCGCAGGTGCGGCGCCGATGCGGATCTACGAAGTCCATCTCGGTTCGTGGCGTCGCGGCGTCGACGACTGGGACGCACTCGCCGAACAGGTCGGCGAACACGTCGCTCGCCTTGGCTTCACCCACGTCGAGTTGCTGCCGATCGCCGAGCACCCGTTCGGCGGATCGTGGGGCTACCAGGTGTCGGGGTACTACGCACCGACCGCGCGTTTCGGCGACCCCGACGGCTGCCGACGTTTCGTCGACGCGATGCACCGACGCGGCATCGGCGTGATCGTCGACTGGGTGCCGGCGCACTTTCCGAAAGACGACTGGAGCCTGGGACGCTTCGACGGGACGGCCCTGTACGAGCACCCCGATCCGAAGCGCGGCGAGCACCCCGACTGGGGCACCTACGTGTTCGCCTTCGGTCGCAACGAAGTGCGGAACTTCCTCGTGGCCAACGCGCTGTACTGGCTCGACGAGTTCCACGTCGACGGTCTGCGCGTCGACGCGGTCGCATCGATGCTCTACCTCGACTACTCGCGAGGTCCGGGCGAATGGTCGGCCAACGAGTTCGGTGGACGTGAACACCTCGAAGCGATTCGCATGCTGCAGGAGACCAACACGGTCGTCGGCGAAGAGTTCCCCGACGTGTTGATGATCGCCGAGGAGTCGACCGCGTGGCCCGGTGTGACCCAGCCCGTGTCCGATGGCGGCCTCGGGTTCAGCCACAAGTGGAACCTCGGGTGGATGCACGACACGCTCGGCTACCTCGAGCACGATCCGGTGCACCGACGTCATCACCACAACGAGATGACCTTCGCCCAGCTCTACGCCTACAACGAGCGGTTCGTGCTCCCGTTGAGCCACGACGAGGTCGTGCACGGCAAGGGCAGCCTGGTCAACAAGATCGGTGGCGACGACTGGCAGCGCTTCGCCGGTCTCCGCGCACTGTTCGCGTGGCAGTGGTCGATGCCTGGCGCACCGTTGTTGTTCATGGGATCCGAGCTCGCTCCGTGGCAGGAGTGGAACGACGCCTCCGAACTCCCGTGGCATCTCATCGAGCACGCTCCGCACCGTGGGGTCCACGACCTGTTGGCCGAGATGAATCGCGTCACCGACGAGTTCCCGGCGCTGTGGCGCCGCGATCGCGAACCGGCTGGTTTCCAATGGCTCGACGCCGACGATGCGCTGCACAGCATGTACTCGTTCCTGCGTTGGGACGATCACGGCGCCGCGGCCGTGGCGTGCATCGCCAACTTCACGCCGGTCGCGCGTCCCGGTTACCGCGTCGGCCTGCCGTGGGTGGGCGAGTGGGAGCCGATTCTCGACACCGACGCGGCGGCGTGGTGGGGGAGCGGCCACCGCGGTGCGAATCAGATCCTCGCCACCGACGACGAAGTCTGGCAAGGACAACCGGCGAGCGCCCTCCTCGACATCGGCCCGATGTCGATGGTCTGGCTGGCCGCACGCCGAGGCGAGTAG
- a CDS encoding SRPBCC family protein, producing MSDVTVSIDIDATPGRVWEVIEPIERHVDWMADAVAIRFETEQTRGVGTAFLCDTKIGPIRLTDAMEITEWTPAVDAGDGAVARDGAMGVKHTGIVTGSGVLHVERLAGGQRTRFTWKEDLDFPWFFGGRLGEIVGGKLVLGPIWRRNLKKLKQLVESS from the coding sequence GCGACCCCCGGTCGTGTGTGGGAGGTCATCGAGCCGATCGAGCGCCACGTCGACTGGATGGCCGACGCGGTCGCGATCCGTTTCGAGACCGAGCAGACCCGCGGCGTCGGCACCGCGTTCCTGTGCGACACGAAGATCGGGCCGATCCGCCTGACCGACGCGATGGAGATCACCGAGTGGACCCCGGCGGTCGACGCCGGCGACGGCGCGGTCGCTCGAGACGGTGCCATGGGTGTGAAGCACACCGGCATCGTCACCGGTTCCGGCGTCCTGCACGTCGAACGATTGGCCGGCGGTCAACGCACCCGGTTCACGTGGAAGGAAGACCTCGACTTCCCGTGGTTCTTCGGCGGTCGTCTCGGCGAGATCGTCGGCGGCAAGTTGGTGCTCGGCCCGATCTGGCGGCGCAACCTCAAGAAGCTGAAGCAGCTGGTCGAATCGAGCTGA